TGCCTCGGCTGAGGTCCTCGAAAGCCTGGCTGCGGAATACGCAGAGTCTGTGGTCGAAGATGGGGTAACCTGTTGCCACCATACCTGTGGGAACCCTCTTCTCAACAGCTACGTATCGGGCCTGGTCTCAGTTCCGGGTTTCACCGAAGCAATTGAAACGGCTACACAGAAATCCCTTGAGCAGGAAGAGCCTGAAAAACATCATAGTAGCAAAGGGCACCAGACAAGTGTTGCTGAAAAACTCAACCAGACTGCAAGCAATGGGGAATCAGCCAGCAACCAGTCTGTTCAGAATTCCGATTCAGGCTATGGGGTAGACTCCCCGGAACCCGCTCCAGAAGTCCAAAAAGTCGTGGACTCTGATTATGTTGAAGGCTACGAGATGCAGAAGGAACCGGCCGATGAAACTGAAAACAGTGGCATGTCCTTCTCGGGATCTGATATTGTCGGGATCCTCTTTGTGGTGGTAGCAGCCGGGGGAATTTACCTGGGGATGCGGAAGAAGAAGATGTAAATTCCGGCTCAGGTATGAGTTCGGTGAAAATCAGGAAAGTGGTGTTTTAACATGCCTTATTCACCACTTCCTGTTCTATTTTAGAAGTCAAATCTAAAAAAAGACTCTTAAAACTATATTGTTCCTAAGTTCCGCCTCTTTAGGTGCATATATGCTTTTCCGTAAATATGTAAGGTCAGAAGATTACGGTTTAGAGGTTCTACCTTGAATTTGATGTGCTTAAGTTATGCGCATGGGTCGGTATCAGGTGACATTTATGTGCTTAAAAATGCGGAACTAAGGATTGTTCTTTTTATGTTTTTTTCTTAAAAAATCCCAAATTTAGAAAATAATTGAAAATCAGTCCTTTCCTCCATTTCTACAATAAGCTGGGACTGTATACAAAAGGTGTTTCTATATGCTTGGATATGGGTGTATCTCTATTAATAAAAACTTTTGTATAAAATTTATAACTTCTGTATTGCTGTTAACGCTTCTAAGCTCGCTGACATCAACAGCCACAGCATCGGAAAATACATTCAGTTTTGTGCTGGGAGCGAAGAACAACACGGAGGCACTTGAAGCTGTGCTAGTGGAAGATAACCCGGGAGTAACTGTAAATCTCTATAATGCCACCGAGGCAAATTCCACGGACTTCAGTTCGGAAAAGGTACTCTTTTTGGCCTCCCTTGACGAGGGGGCCCTCGCAAAAATCAATAGTAAGCTGAACCAGAGTGCACACATCGTTTCTTATGACCTTCCCGAAGGGTTTGACCCTGGGAACTCAAACGACTCGAATATGACGGAGCTCTGGGAAACCGGAGGGTACCACAACATAAAAACGCTCATAAGATACATGAATGATACGTTTTATGGAGGAGGCGTTCAGGTTCCGGAAAAGCTTGAAGTTGCTTTTGTCTTTTCCAGGGAAAGTGCCGTACTGACGATGGATAAAGTGGCTCTTGACCCGGAGTTCCCAGGGGTCATTAATATCAGTACGTACTTCGGGCGTTCCAATGAGGACCTTAGCTTCGATCTCAGTGATAAGGACATTGTAATAATGAGAGACCTTGATGCTCAGGTAATAGAAGCTATTTCTCCGACTGTCAATCAGGCAAAAGCCAACGGGGCTTATGTTATCAGTGTGGGAAGCCTGATCCAGTCTTACAACCTGCACAATGTCAACCTCTCGGACCCGAATTATGCTGATATTACTGAATATTTCACATATGATTCGGAAGAAAACTTCAAGAGGCTTTCTACTTTTGTGGGAGTTAAGTTTGCAGGGAGTTATGAAGTGATCGAAGAGGCCGTTTCCCGTCCTTTATACGGGCTTTACCATCCGGATGCTCCGGAAATTTTTTCATCTCCTGCTGAGTACCTTGACTGGTATGGCACGGTGGGCTATGACCCTGTAAAGCCCACTGTAGGGATTGTATGTGATAGTTTCAAGTACATCGAAGACAGGGACGGGCCACTTGTGGAGGCTCTTGTTGATTCTTTCGAGTCAGCTGGTTGCAATGTGGTTGTTGTTACTTATTCCTACAAAGATTCGGGTTCCCGGGACTACTTAATGCTGAACGGAAGCTGTATCGCAGACAGTGTGGTCATAATTTCTCGAGGCTCTAGATTTAACTATTTCGACTCCTATCAGGGCATCGAAGATCTCAAGACCTGGAATGTGACTCCCCTGAATGGGATTCGCCTTTTCTATGATGTGAGTGCAGAGGAATGGGAAAACTCCTCTCACGGCGTCGGTCCCGAGCAAACTTATCAGCTTTCGGTTGCGGAGATGGATGGGATCATCGAGCCCATTGTGATCGGTTGTAAGGACCCTTCTATTGGAGATTCAGTTTATTATCCCATCGACTACCAGGTAGAATGGCTGGTAAACAGGACAATTTCCTGGACTGCACTCCACCACAAATCAAACTTCGAAAAGAAGATTGTAATCCCCTATTACGCTGCAGAAGCCGGAAAAGCTGAAATTGGAGCTGATATTGACTACTACCTGGACGCCCAGGCAAGCCTTGCAAACCTCCTTTTAGCAATGAAGGAAAGGGGATACAACCTAGGAAACGACAACCTTCCGGACAGGGATGAACTTGCCAAAATCATGCTGGAAAGAGGGCATAATGTGGGGGTATGGGCTCCCGGTGTTCTCGATTCCCTTGTTGAAAATGGGGATGTTATCCTCATCCCTGAAGCCAGGTATCTTGAATGGTTCGGAGCTCTTCCTGAAAAGAAACAGGCTGAGATGGAAGATATCTGGGGCCCTGCACCCGGGGAGATCATGGTCTGGGAAAACGGGACTGGAAAATATCTCGTAATTCCGAAAATCGAATATGGCAATGTACTGCTTGCTCCCGACCCGATGTGGGGCTGGGATCAGGACGAGTCCGTGACCTACTATGACGGTTCGATCTCTCCTACTCATCAGTGCCTGGCTTTTTACAAGTACATGGGGGAGGAGTATGGGGCAGATGCTCTTTTCACGATCTTTTCAAGTATTGAGATGATGCCCGGAAAGGAATCAGGGCTTTCCGCAAAGGACTGGGGTGCGATTCTACTGCAGGACATGCCTATAGTTCATGTACTTCCAATGGATGCTGAAGGGATTTTTGATAGGCGCAGGGCAAACATGCTGGTTGTGGACTTCCTAACCCCAACCATTGTGCCTTCCGGACTTTACGGGAACCTGACACTGCTCCAGCAGGACATAAGCCTGTTCGAACAGGCATCTGATCCGGCAGTCAAGGCCGAATACAGAGAACTCATCCTTAATGCTACCCGGGAACTTTGCCTGGATACAGACTTGGAGGTGGACTTTGAAAGCATTGCCGGAAACGAAACAAAAACTGATGCCTTTATAGAGGATCTGGACGCTTATCTTGGGGAACTGAAGACTGTCTACATGCCTTACGGTTCGCATACCCTCAGTGAACCCCCGGAGGGGGAAAGCCTGGTAGCAATGGTCGAGGCAATGCTTGGAGATGATTTCAAAGCCCACGTTGAGGAGCTAAATTCTACGGAAGGGCTGGCGACAGTACTTCTCAACGAGACTATACTTTCCGGAAAGACAGCTGAGGAAGCCCAGAATCTGGTGCTGGGTATGACTTCGGAGAATGTAACGTCCGACCTCGAACTTGCCCTTGAGTATACGGAGAGAATCAATGCTTGTGCTATTGAGATCCCGCGTATTCTCGATGCTCTGGAAGGTAAATACATCCCTCCGGGACCGGCTGGAGACCCTGTAAGGAACCCGGATGCTCTTCCGACCGGAAGAAACCTCTGTACCTTTGATGACCGTTTAATTCCTACTAAAGCTGCCTGGAATGTGGGAGCCAAACTAGGAGACGAACTCCTCAAAAAGCGCCTCGTTGAAAATGGTACCTATCCTGAAAAAGTCTCTTTCCTGCTCTGGTCTATCGAGACTTCAAGGAATCAGGGGACCATGGAGTCTGAGATCTTCTACCTTCTTGGCGTGAAACCGGTATGGGACAGCAAAGGGCGGGTACAGGACGTGGAACTGATCGATTCGGATGAACTCGGAAGGCCCAGAATAGATATTCTGGTCACTACTTCCGGGTCCTACCGCGATATGTATGCAAGCCGGCTTCAGTTAACCGATAGGGCGGTAAAACTTGCAGCAAATGCTCCGGATAATGAAACCTATCCTAACTACGTGAAACAGAACTCCAGGGAGACCAAGGAAGCTTTGCTGGCTGCCGGCTATAATCAGGAAACCGCTGAGAATCTTTCCACATCTCGTATTTTCTGCCCTCCACCCGGTTCATATACTCCGGGAATCGAAAATGCCATTTCTGGAGCGGACTGGGAAAACAGGGAAGAGATCGCAGACCTCTACATCAACCGGATGGGATACATCTACGGAGAAAACATCTGGGGAGAACAGTATACGGATATCTTCCGGGAAAACCTCGCTGATGTGGAAGTCGGGGTCTTTAGCCGGACTTCTAATGTTTACGGAGTTCTTGAGCACCCGATGGTAGCAGCCTATTTCGGAGGGCTTTCCATGGCAGTGGAAAGTGTGAGAGGCAGCAGTCCCGATCTGTACATCAATAACCTGCGCAACTCCGGGCAGGAAGGGATGGAAACCCTGCAGCACTTTCTGAGCCGGGATCTTCGTTCCCGCTATATGAATCCGACCTGGGTTGAAGGCATGATGCAGGATGGATACGACGGTACTCGCTATATGAATTCCTTTGTAGAAAATATGCGGGTCTGGGAAGTTGCTACTCCCGATCTTGTTACGGAGGATATGTGGAACGAGGTCTACAAAACATATCTACAGGACCAGTATGAAATGGGGGTTACCGAGCACCTGAAAAATACGAACCCTTATGCCTATCAGTCAATTACTCTGAACCTTCTAGAATCCGTAAGGAGGGAAGACTGGAATCCTCCTGATGAAGTCCTGAAAGAACTCGCCAGGGAGTATGCGGAATCCGTGGTTAAAGATGGGGTCACCTGCTGCCATCACACCTGTGGAAACCCTTTCCTTAACAGCTATGTATCGGGTCTGGTCTCTGTCCCCGGTTTCACTGAAGCAATTGAAGAGGCTACGCAGGCATCTCTTGAGCAGGATACACTTCAAAAGCACAGCAGTAAAGGGCACCAGACGAGTGTTGCCGAAAAACTCAACCAGGCAAATTCGACATCAAGATACGTGGACAGCAATCAGACTGTTCTGAATTCGGATGCTGGATACGGCGTTAATTCTCCGGAACCTGCCCCTGAGGTCCAAAAAGCTGCAGATTCCAATTACGTTGAAGGGTATGAGATGCAGAAAGAGGCTGTTGAAAATGAGGACTCGGGAGGGATGTCTTTCTCGGGTGCGGATATTTTAGGAACTCTTTTCGTACTGGTAGCAGCCGGAGGAATTTATCTGGGTATGCGGAAGAAAAAATTGTAAACAAAAATGATGTAAGGATTGTAAACAAAAATGATGTAAGGATTGTAAACAAAAATGATGTAAGGATTGTAAACAAAAATGATTCAAGTAAAATTTGAAAAAGGGTATTTTCCCCTTTGTTGCTGTGGTTTGCCAGGAACTTTCTCGTCGTGAGATCAAGGGATTTGAGGTAATCCCCGCAGTTTACGAACAATTATGTTAAAGACTCGACCTTGTAATCAAGGGGGATTTTGAAGCCCTGAGTTCGGGTCTGAATGGTGGCAGAAAGCACATTAAATGTCTGTTTAACCATAAGGTTGATTGGGAGTTTATGCACCCGGATCCTTTGAAGTATCTGGATGGTCTTGCTGTTTCTCTCAATATAAATGGTCCTAAATGGTCCGTCCCTATTTCGGACTTTTAACGACGGTGAATATGGACAACCTTTGTATCATGAAGGATGATTATCTGACAACCTTTGTCGCCGGGGGCGTTACGAATCCTTCCCCTTCCGCTACCTACAAGCCGGGAATGATCAATATCATCCTTGTAGTTGGCGGGATAATTTCAGAGAGTGCAATGAATGGCAGGTGCTATAATTACTGCCACGGAAGCTAAGGGGCTTGCTCTCTCTGAAATGGGGTACGGGTTTTTAGGGACCACAACCGATGCAGTTATTGTAGCATATCAGAATGGTTTGGGACCATATCTCGAATATTCAGGTTCTTATACGGACTTTGGCAGGAAGATCACAAGAACGGTTTTTGAATGTGTAAAAGAAGGGGTGACAAAAACTATGAAGGAACTTGAATCTGATGAAACTAAAATATAGGTGATGACCGAAAAAGATGCAAGTAAAGTAGAAAAGGGATTTTGTCCCTTTGTATTTGTTTTAACTTTTATTTTCAGTTCGTGCCTTCTTCTATTCTCTTAAAGTAAGGCTTTATATCCAGCACAGGCGTCCCGTCGATGGCATCAAGGCCTTTTACGTAAAGCACGTTGCCTTCTACTTTTAAAAGCTCTACAATGGTAAGCCCTATCCCATTAGGGCGGTATGGGCTTCTGCTTGCAAAAACTCCGGACATCTCTCCATCATAGCGGCGGCGGTGGATTAGTTTATACCCTTTCGATTTGCTGAAATAAAAGAGGATATACAGTTTTTCAAGCTCTTCTACCCTATAAAGCCCTTCTTCTAGGTTTTTTCTCAGAATGATTTTTGAAACCTTCTGGTAGATTTCTTCATTATATCCCGGTTCAAGGTAGTCATTCTCAACGTGTCCTATGGGGGTAAACTCGACCTTGTTGGGATTTTTCTCCGTATTTTCATTCATCTTTTGCCTCAAAACAGGAGATGCAAACTATTTCTCCATTTTTCACCCTTCCCAGGGGTTCCATAAAGCCTTCTCCGCACTTACTGCATATGACGGTAGGGTAGATTATGGCTTTTTCCGGAGGCTCGATTTCCACTTCACTGACACGGAAAATTTCTTCTTCTGGCATTTCCAGGATTCTCTGGCTTTTTGCATCATGTGAAGCCTGAAACTCTTTTGCTTCTTCGGGAGTTGCAGTGCCTGCTCTCAGTTTTGCGAAAAGTGTTGTGTGTTTATCGTCCTGGGGGAGGGCGTCGGGTTTCAGGGAAATTCTCAGGGCTTTTTTGTCTCCTCTCTTGAAAAATGTATATACATGCTTTCCGTGCTCTTTAAATATGAGATTTCCTTTCCCGCAGGTGCAGCCGTTGATCGCCTGAATCGCATCTACCGCACATGACCGGTTTTCCACAATTGCAACAAGTTCTTCATCTTTGCTCCTGTCCTCAAAACGTTCTGCAGCCAGCATAGCCACTCTGTACCCTATAGAAATACCGGGGCAAATATGTCCGTGGAACTTTACAGCGGTATCAAAATTAGCGTCATTGAAATCCAGTTTTTCAGCTCCTACTTCCATTATTTTTCTGATGCGTCAGATTAATTTAATTAACGAGTTTCATATTCTCTGACTACTATTTATAAATTTTGTATTTAATTATTATTACAAAAAAAGTCTGAAGTACTATCGGCAGGTCGATCACCTGTATTATTTTAAAAAGCTTTAAAATTGTAGTGTTACTCTACCTCTCTTTATTCTTTTACTTTCATATACCGCAGATATAAGGAACATCGGATCTTCAGCCTGTTCTTTTATATCTCTTTTAATATTTATCTTACCTACCTATCTGGATATCAGTTTGGCCTTCAAAGAAGTCAGGTCTTCAAAGTAAAAAAAGAGAAAAACCAGTGCATCGATTCCAAAATAAATGCTTTGTTTAGCAGGAAATTCGTTGATATATAGATTTATATGAAGAAGCGTAAAACCCCTGAGTCTTTAGCTCAGGGGATATAAGCGTCAACTTCAACCCTGATTCCGTATGTAATATTCTGCCGCCTCTTTACTCACATTTCCGATAGTAGACGCAAAATAACCATCACTCCATAACGTATTCTCACCCCAATAATACTTTTTCAGATATTCTTTTTGAGTTTTCCATAACCTGTTAGTATATTCTTGTTTCAATTTTCTGACAATTGACAAAACGCTAACTTTCGGCTCACTCTTGATCAAGAAATGAATATGGTCTTTGTCAGTTTCCATTTCAAGGATTTCAAAGTTAGACTCTTTTGAAATGTCAATCCTAATCTGTTTGAGTTCTTCGCTAATTGGTTCAAGTATGACTTTTCGGTATTTGCAAACAAAAATAACATGATACATTAACAAAAATTTGCTATGATTCCGTGTTTCATACTTCGTATTTACTAAAAAGTATATATGTTGTTAAAGCATATTATGCCTTTGTATGATGCAAGCGTTCAAATTTAGACTCTATCCTACAACTACACAAGCTATTCAATTGAATCAGCATATAGGTAGCTGTAGATTTGTCTATAATTGGGCACTTGACCAGAAAATTAAAACTTATGAGCAGACAGGGGAATCAATTTCCAGATTTGACTTAAACAAATTAATTCCTATTCTAAAGGCTTCTAATGAGTGGTTAGGAGAAGTTAACTCTCAATCATTACAGGGGATGACTAAGCAGGTTGAATCCGCTTTCACTAGATTCTTTAGAGAGAAAACAGGGTTTCCAAAGTTCAAATCAAAAAAGAATCCGATACAGTCTTTCCCTGTACCTCAACACTACACTGTAAACTTTGAAAATAATACTATCAAGCTTCCTAAAATAGAACCAATTAAAGCAGTTCTTCACAGGAAGTTTGAAGGAGAGCCTAAAACGGCTACGGTATCAAGGACATGTAAAGGACATTACTACATCAGTATCCTTGTTGAAGATGGAAAAGAACTTCCAGTAAAGGAAGCTTTCACAGAATCAACAACAGTAGGAATTGATGTAGGTATCAAAGACTTTGCTGTCCTTTCAACAGGAGAAAAGGTTGAGAATCCAAAGTACTTGAAAAACTCTCTTAAAAGGCTCAAAGTATTACAGAAAAGAGTCTCAAGGAAACAGAAAGGCTCTAAGAACAGGGCAAAAGCTAAACGAAGACTTGCTGTACTCCATGACAAAATAACAAATCAGAGAAATGACTTCCAGAACAAACTCTCTTTTAGACTTGTTAGCGAAAACCAAGCTGTAGCTCTGGAAACTCTAAATGTTAAAGGCATGGTTAAGAATCATCACTTAGCACAGGCTATAAGTGATTCTGCGTGGAGTAGTTTTGTAACAAAGTTGGAATATAAGGCTCAATGGTTTGGAAAAACCGTCCTGAGAATTGGACAATTTGAACCCTCTTCTAAGCTATGTAGTGTGTGTGGATACCACAATAAAGAGCTTCAGCTAAAAGACAGAGAATGGATTTGTCCAGACTGTAAAACCAAACACCATAGAGACATTAATGCCGCTATCAATATCAAAAAATTCGCTCTCATAGATCAGAATCTAATTGGATTATGACACCGTAGGGACTACGGGGATGAGCTTGGGGACTTGCCCTCAATAGAGGGAGGATGAACCAAGAAGCCACTCAGTCTTTAGCTGAGTGGTAGTTCACTCAAAATCTAAGGTTGTGAATATACTTTTGAATCATAGCAATTATATAGATATAAAAACCGGTAATTATATGGATCTCTGAACCAATTTACAAAGAGGACAAATATACGAAGAATCCTTTGAATTATTAGCTGGTTTTAGCTTTGGTAGGTAAAAATTTAATTTTTGATAATTCTTGTTGATGACGATTTTAAAATGATACCCCATAATTATATGCAGTTTTTAGGTTTACATATGACCAACTATTAATCTATTATACGTAACTTCTATGAAAAGACGATTCCGTGCTTTTATAGGTCGTGAGAGTTGGGTCATATGTTAACCAGCTTTAATCCTGGTAAATGGCTGTCTAATGTTTTATAA
The Methanosarcina sp. WWM596 DNA segment above includes these coding regions:
- a CDS encoding cobaltochelatase subunit CobN encodes the protein MLGAKNNTEALEAVLVEDNPGVTVNLYNATEANSTDFSSEKVLFLASLDEGALAKINSKLNQSAHIVSYDLPEGFDPGNSNDSNMTELWETGGYHNIKTLIRYMNDTFYGGGVQVPEKLEVAFVFSRESAVLTMDKVALDPEFPGVINISTYFGRSNEDLSFDLSDKDIVIMRDLDAQVIEAISPTVNQAKANGAYVISVGSLIQSYNLHNVNLSDPNYADITEYFTYDSEENFKRLSTFVGVKFAGSYEVIEEAVSRPLYGLYHPDAPEIFSSPAEYLDWYGTVGYDPVKPTVGIVCDSFKYIEDRDGPLVEALVDSFESAGCNVVVVTYSYKDSGSRDYLMLNGSCIADSVVIISRGSRFNYFDSYQGIEDLKTWNVTPLNGIRLFYDVSAEEWENSSHGVGPEQTYQLSVAEMDGIIEPIVIGCKDPSIGDSVYYPIDYQVEWLVNRTISWTALHHKSNFEKKIVIPYYAAEAGKAEIGADIDYYLDAQASLANLLLAMKERGYNLGNDNLPDRDELAKIMLERGHNVGVWAPGVLDSLVENGDVILIPEARYLEWFGALPEKKQAEMEDIWGPAPGEIMVWENGTGKYLVIPKIEYGNVLLAPDPMWGWDQDESVTYYDGSISPTHQCLAFYKYMGEEYGADALFTIFSSIEMMPGKESGLSAKDWGAILLQDMPIVHVLPMDAEGIFDRRRANMLVVDFLTPTIVPSGLYGNLTLLQQDISLFEQASDPAVKAEYRELILNATRELCLDTDLEVDFESIAGNETKTDAFIEDLDAYLGELKTVYMPYGSHTLSEPPEGESLVAMVEAMLGDDFKAHVEELNSTEGLATVLLNETILSGKTAEEAQNLVLGMTSENVTSDLELALEYTERINACAIEIPRILDALEGKYIPPGPAGDPVRNPDALPTGRNLCTFDDRLIPTKAAWNVGAKLGDELLKKRLVENGTYPEKVSFLLWSIETSRNQGTMESEIFYLLGVKPVWDSKGRVQDVELIDSDELGRPRIDILVTTSGSYRDMYASRLQLTDRAVKLAANAPDNETYPNYVKQNSRETKEALLAAGYNQETAENLSTSRIFCPPPGSYTPGIENAISGADWENREEIADLYINRMGYIYGENIWGEQYTDIFRENLADVEVGVFSRTSNVYGVLEHPMVAAYFGGLSMAVESVRGSSPDLYINNLRNSGQEGMETLQHFLSRDLRSRYMNPTWVEGMMQDGYDGTRYMNSFVENMRVWEVATPDLVTEDMWNEVYKTYLQDQYEMGVTEHLKNTNPYAYQSITLNLLESVRREDWNPPDEVLKELAREYAESVVKDGVTCCHHTCGNPFLNSYVSGLVSVPGFTEAIEEATQASLEQDTLQKHSSKGHQTSVAEKLNQANSTSRYVDSNQTVLNSDAGYGVNSPEPAPEVQKAADSNYVEGYEMQKEAVENEDSGGMSFSGADILGTLFVLVAAGGIYLGMRKKKL
- a CDS encoding adenosylcobinamide amidohydrolase: MAGAIITATEAKGLALSEMGYGFLGTTTDAVIVAYQNGLGPYLEYSGSYTDFGRKITRTVFECVKEGVTKTMKELESDETKI
- the tsaA gene encoding tRNA (N6-threonylcarbamoyladenosine(37)-N6)-methyltransferase TrmO — its product is MNENTEKNPNKVEFTPIGHVENDYLEPGYNEEIYQKVSKIILRKNLEEGLYRVEELEKLYILFYFSKSKGYKLIHRRRYDGEMSGVFASRSPYRPNGIGLTIVELLKVEGNVLYVKGLDAIDGTPVLDIKPYFKRIEEGTN
- a CDS encoding FmdE family protein, giving the protein MEVGAEKLDFNDANFDTAVKFHGHICPGISIGYRVAMLAAERFEDRSKDEELVAIVENRSCAVDAIQAINGCTCGKGNLIFKEHGKHVYTFFKRGDKKALRISLKPDALPQDDKHTTLFAKLRAGTATPEEAKEFQASHDAKSQRILEMPEEEIFRVSEVEIEPPEKAIIYPTVICSKCGEGFMEPLGRVKNGEIVCISCFEAKDE
- the tnpA gene encoding IS200/IS605 family transposase; amino-acid sequence: MYFLVNTKYETRNHSKFLLMYHVIFVCKYRKVILEPISEELKQIRIDISKESNFEILEMETDKDHIHFLIKSEPKVSVLSIVRKLKQEYTNRLWKTQKEYLKKYYWGENTLWSDGYFASTIGNVSKEAAEYYIRNQG
- the tnpB gene encoding IS200/IS605 family element RNA-guided endonuclease TnpB, encoding MMQAFKFRLYPTTTQAIQLNQHIGSCRFVYNWALDQKIKTYEQTGESISRFDLNKLIPILKASNEWLGEVNSQSLQGMTKQVESAFTRFFREKTGFPKFKSKKNPIQSFPVPQHYTVNFENNTIKLPKIEPIKAVLHRKFEGEPKTATVSRTCKGHYYISILVEDGKELPVKEAFTESTTVGIDVGIKDFAVLSTGEKVENPKYLKNSLKRLKVLQKRVSRKQKGSKNRAKAKRRLAVLHDKITNQRNDFQNKLSFRLVSENQAVALETLNVKGMVKNHHLAQAISDSAWSSFVTKLEYKAQWFGKTVLRIGQFEPSSKLCSVCGYHNKELQLKDREWICPDCKTKHHRDINAAINIKKFALIDQNLIGL